One genomic segment of Photobacterium sp. DA100 includes these proteins:
- a CDS encoding DUF4426 domain-containing protein, whose protein sequence is MTRLFSLFALLVASLSTSFAAHAEQFKNIGDLEVHYSSFPSTFLTPDVASTYKIQRSRYSAVINVTVLDKAQPGKPAVTAVLNGQAKNLLGTIKNLSFREVREGTAIYYIAEIKHANEERFSFSIDVSHNGTRGSIEFDQTFYVD, encoded by the coding sequence ATGACTCGTCTTTTCAGCCTATTTGCCCTGCTAGTCGCCAGCCTGAGCACCAGCTTTGCGGCCCATGCCGAGCAGTTCAAGAATATTGGTGATTTGGAAGTACACTATTCAAGCTTCCCGTCGACCTTCCTGACCCCGGACGTGGCCAGTACCTACAAGATCCAGCGCAGCCGGTATTCAGCCGTTATCAATGTCACCGTGCTGGATAAGGCCCAGCCGGGCAAACCTGCGGTGACCGCAGTACTCAATGGCCAGGCCAAGAACCTGCTCGGCACCATTAAAAACCTGTCCTTCCGCGAAGTCCGGGAAGGGACGGCCATTTATTACATCGCTGAAATCAAACATGCCAATGAAGAGCGCTTTAGCTTTTCCATTGATGTCTCCCACAACGGTACCCGGGGCAGCATCGAGTTTGACCAGACGTTCTATGTCGACTGA
- the yggU gene encoding DUF167 family protein YggU yields the protein MSQQAVYLNGDDLILRLYIQPKASRDQVVGLHGDEVKVAITAPPVDGKANAHLAKYLSKQFKVAKGQIDIEKGELGRHKQVRITAPKTIPEPIKALL from the coding sequence ATGAGCCAACAGGCTGTCTACCTCAACGGTGACGATTTGATCCTGCGACTTTATATCCAGCCCAAAGCTAGCCGTGACCAAGTGGTTGGCCTGCACGGCGATGAAGTCAAAGTCGCGATCACCGCCCCGCCGGTAGATGGCAAGGCCAATGCCCATCTGGCCAAATACCTGTCCAAGCAGTTCAAGGTCGCCAAGGGCCAGATTGACATCGAGAAAGGGGAGCTGGGACGTCATAAGCAAGTGCGTATCACCGCCCCCAAAACAATACCCGAGCCGATCAAGGCTCTGCTGTAA
- a CDS encoding YggT family protein — translation MNSIGFLVSTLFDLYIMVVLLRIWLQWARADFYNPFSQFIVKATQPVVGPLRRVIPSIGSLDVATLLFAYILSMGKFVILQLVLGGGFMFTPEYFWIGALSLLKAAGGLLFWVLLLRAILSWVSQGRSPVEYVMHQLTEPMTAPIRRIIPAMGGLDLSVLVLFIGLQFANFLIGDFVGPIWFQL, via the coding sequence ATGAACTCAATTGGTTTTCTAGTCAGTACTCTATTTGATCTCTACATTATGGTCGTGCTGCTGCGCATCTGGCTCCAGTGGGCGCGTGCCGATTTCTACAATCCGTTTTCACAGTTTATCGTCAAGGCGACCCAGCCGGTGGTTGGCCCGCTACGCCGCGTTATCCCGTCCATCGGTTCACTGGATGTGGCTACGCTGCTGTTCGCCTACATCCTGAGTATGGGCAAGTTCGTTATCCTGCAGCTGGTATTGGGCGGTGGCTTCATGTTCACTCCTGAATACTTCTGGATTGGCGCCCTGTCGCTGCTGAAAGCCGCTGGCGGCCTGCTGTTCTGGGTACTGCTGCTTCGCGCGATCCTGAGCTGGGTCAGCCAGGGTCGCAGCCCGGTTGAATACGTGATGCACCAGCTAACCGAACCGATGACAGCCCCAATCCGCCGTATCATTCCGGCAATGGGCGGCTTGGATCTGAGTGTGCTGGTACTGTTTATCGGCCTGCAGTTCGCCAACTTCCTGATTGGTGATTTCGTTGGTCCTATCTGGTTCCAGCTATGA
- the proC gene encoding pyrroline-5-carboxylate reductase, protein MEQRSIAFIGAGNMARSIIAGLVASGYAPDKITATAPSPARREPLARDYGIHTTDNNLSAASDADVIVLAVKPQLMEEVCRPLQILDFSGKLVISIAAGIGAERLNEMLATKLNLVRVMPNTPSLIGKGMSGLYASSALNPNDRQFAESLMQAVGEVCWVEQESGINSIIAAAGSAPAYFFLFMEAMQEEAIKQGFTAEQARMLVQQSALGAAEMVVANPETDLATLRAQVTSKGGTTAEAIRTFNECQLSDTVAKAMRAAVSRAEEMEKLF, encoded by the coding sequence ATGGAACAACGCTCGATTGCCTTCATTGGTGCCGGTAACATGGCCCGCTCTATCATCGCCGGCCTCGTGGCCAGCGGCTATGCGCCAGACAAAATCACCGCTACAGCACCAAGCCCAGCCCGTCGAGAGCCACTGGCCCGTGATTACGGAATTCATACCACCGACAATAACCTGAGCGCCGCCTCGGATGCCGATGTCATTGTCCTGGCAGTGAAGCCTCAACTGATGGAAGAAGTCTGCCGCCCGCTGCAGATCCTCGACTTCTCCGGCAAACTGGTGATTTCCATTGCGGCCGGGATCGGTGCCGAGCGATTGAATGAGATGCTGGCCACCAAGCTAAACCTGGTGCGCGTGATGCCCAATACCCCATCGCTGATCGGCAAGGGCATGAGCGGCCTTTATGCATCCAGCGCTCTTAACCCTAACGACCGCCAATTTGCCGAAAGCTTAATGCAGGCTGTCGGAGAGGTATGCTGGGTCGAGCAAGAGTCAGGCATAAACAGTATTATTGCGGCTGCAGGCAGTGCACCGGCCTATTTCTTCCTGTTTATGGAAGCGATGCAGGAAGAAGCTATTAAGCAAGGTTTTACTGCCGAGCAAGCCCGTATGCTGGTGCAGCAGTCGGCGCTCGGCGCGGCGGAAATGGTGGTCGCCAACCCGGAAACCGACTTGGCAACACTCCGTGCGCAGGTCACATCGAAAGGCGGCACAACCGCTGAGGCAATCCGTACTTTCAACGAGTGCCAACTTAGTGATACCGTAGCAAAAGCAATGCGTGCTGCCGTTTCCCGCGCGGAAGAAATGGAAAAATTATTTTAA
- a CDS encoding YggS family pyridoxal phosphate-dependent enzyme: MNSIKQNIEQVITQIGLAAEKCGRDAETVQLLAVSKTKPIAAIEEAIAAGHSAFGENYVQEGVEKVQYFAQQDAGPALSWHFIGPIQSNKTRPIAEHFDWVHSVDRAKIARRLSEQRPADMPPLNVLLQVNTSGEDSKSGLAFDEVAALADEVAAMPNLVLRGLMSIPQKADDYDSQLAAFSSLSEAMDKLKAKHPQLDTLSMGMSGDLDAAVAAGSTIVRIGTAIFGARDYSAKQ; the protein is encoded by the coding sequence ATGAATAGTATCAAGCAAAACATTGAACAGGTCATCACCCAGATCGGCCTGGCAGCAGAAAAATGCGGTAGAGATGCCGAAACAGTGCAACTGCTTGCAGTAAGCAAGACCAAGCCTATTGCCGCCATCGAAGAAGCGATTGCCGCAGGCCATAGCGCTTTCGGTGAAAACTATGTTCAGGAAGGCGTCGAGAAGGTCCAGTACTTTGCCCAGCAAGATGCCGGCCCAGCATTGAGCTGGCACTTCATCGGCCCTATCCAGTCCAACAAAACTCGCCCGATTGCCGAGCACTTTGACTGGGTCCACTCGGTAGATCGCGCCAAGATAGCCCGCCGCCTGAGCGAGCAGCGCCCTGCCGACATGCCCCCGCTCAATGTCCTGCTTCAGGTCAACACCAGCGGGGAGGATTCCAAATCGGGATTGGCTTTCGACGAAGTCGCTGCCCTGGCCGACGAGGTGGCGGCGATGCCGAACCTAGTATTGCGCGGCCTGATGTCTATTCCGCAAAAGGCCGATGACTATGACAGCCAACTGGCAGCCTTCTCCAGCCTCTCCGAGGCGATGGACAAGCTCAAGGCCAAACACCCGCAACTTGATACCCTATCGATGGGCATGAGCGGTGATCTCGATGCCGCCGTCGCTGCAGGCAGTACCATCGTCCGGATCGGTACCGCAATTTTTGGTGCCCGCGATTATTCAGCCAAGCAGTAA
- a CDS encoding type IV pilus twitching motility protein PilT, with protein sequence MDITELLDFSVKHNASDLHLSAGVPPMIRVDGDVRKLSLPALEHGEVHRLVFDIMNDAQRREFEERLEVDFSFELPDVGRFRVNAFKQARGSAAVFRTIPVSIPTLESLGVPDVFYQIAQCQRGLVLVTGATGSGKSTTIAALVDYINENFNRHILTIEDPVEFVHTGKRCLINQREVHRDTHSFHNALRSSLREDPDVIVVGELRDRETISLALTAAETGHLVLGTLHTSSAAKTVDRVIDVFPGNDKAMVRSMLSESLRAVVSQNLLKCTSGGRIAAHEVMMATPAIRNLIREDKVAQMFSMIQTGSAMGMQTMEQSVKMLVAQGLVDAEEGRRVVDSGLSQF encoded by the coding sequence ATGGATATCACCGAACTACTGGACTTTAGTGTAAAGCATAACGCCTCTGATCTGCACCTTTCTGCGGGGGTTCCGCCAATGATCCGTGTTGATGGTGATGTGCGCAAGCTGAGCCTGCCGGCCCTCGAGCACGGTGAAGTACACCGTCTGGTATTCGATATAATGAATGACGCCCAGCGGCGGGAGTTCGAAGAGCGGCTGGAAGTCGACTTTTCGTTCGAGTTGCCCGATGTCGGCCGCTTCCGTGTTAATGCCTTCAAGCAGGCACGCGGCAGCGCGGCGGTATTCAGAACCATCCCGGTTAGCATTCCAACCCTGGAGTCGCTGGGAGTGCCTGATGTGTTCTATCAGATCGCCCAGTGCCAACGGGGCCTGGTGCTGGTGACAGGGGCAACGGGATCGGGTAAGTCCACCACCATCGCCGCGCTGGTGGATTACATCAACGAGAATTTCAACCGCCATATCCTGACCATTGAGGATCCGGTGGAGTTTGTCCATACCGGCAAGCGCTGCCTGATCAACCAGCGGGAGGTCCACCGCGATACCCACAGTTTCCATAATGCCCTGCGCTCTTCGCTACGTGAAGATCCGGATGTGATTGTGGTCGGTGAGCTGCGCGATCGTGAAACGATCAGCTTGGCACTGACGGCAGCAGAAACCGGGCATTTGGTGCTGGGTACCTTGCATACCAGCTCGGCGGCTAAGACCGTTGATAGGGTTATCGATGTGTTCCCGGGCAACGACAAGGCGATGGTGCGCTCGATGTTGTCGGAGTCGCTCCGCGCCGTGGTATCGCAGAACCTGCTCAAGTGCACCAGTGGCGGCCGTATTGCCGCCCACGAGGTGATGATGGCAACCCCGGCGATCCGCAACCTGATCCGCGAAGATAAGGTGGCCCAGATGTTCTCGATGATCCAGACCGGCTCGGCGATGGGGATGCAGACTATGGAGCAGAGCGTCAAGATGTTGGTAGCCCAAGGGCTGGTTGATGCCGAGGAAGGCCGCCGGGTAGTTGATTCTGGCTTGTCGCAATTTTAG
- a CDS encoding PilT/PilU family type 4a pilus ATPase, protein MTLQHALNEMVSRKASDLYITVDSPCLLRIDGHLHPLGETLDLQAVERMVAEAMDTGLEAEYRASKEANFALVRGEYRFRISAFWQRELPGMVIRRIETEIPDIFSLNLPMDMQKMALAKRGLVLVVGATGSGKSTSMAAMTGYRNANRSGHILTVEDPIEFVHKHNKCIVTQREVGLDTESYEVALKNSLRQAPDMILIGEIRTPETMEYAMNFAETGHLCMATLHANNANQALERILHLVPKERREQFLFDLSLNLKCILAQQLIPDAHGVGRHGAFELLINTPRVADLIRRGELHEIKEAMAKSNESGMMTFDQSLYELYSAGKITEQDALHHADSANDLRLMIKVGSKSQLSNNSLSGVTVDMG, encoded by the coding sequence ATGACTTTGCAACACGCTCTCAACGAAATGGTCAGCCGCAAGGCGTCGGATCTCTACATTACAGTCGATTCCCCTTGCTTGCTGCGCATCGATGGCCACCTCCATCCGCTCGGCGAGACGCTTGATCTGCAGGCGGTCGAGCGGATGGTTGCCGAGGCGATGGACACCGGGCTGGAAGCGGAGTACCGCGCCAGCAAGGAAGCCAATTTTGCTCTGGTAAGGGGGGAATATCGTTTCCGGATCAGTGCGTTCTGGCAGCGTGAACTGCCGGGGATGGTGATCCGCCGCATCGAAACCGAGATCCCGGATATCTTCTCGCTCAATCTGCCGATGGACATGCAGAAGATGGCGCTGGCCAAACGCGGGCTGGTGCTGGTGGTGGGGGCGACCGGTTCGGGTAAGTCGACCTCAATGGCGGCGATGACCGGATACCGCAACGCCAACCGTAGCGGCCATATCCTGACTGTCGAAGACCCGATTGAGTTTGTCCACAAGCACAACAAGTGTATCGTCACCCAGCGCGAAGTAGGGCTGGATACCGAAAGCTACGAAGTTGCGCTGAAGAACTCCCTGCGCCAGGCGCCGGATATGATCCTGATCGGCGAGATCCGCACGCCCGAGACCATGGAGTATGCGATGAACTTCGCCGAGACCGGCCACCTGTGTATGGCGACCCTTCATGCCAACAATGCCAACCAGGCGCTGGAGCGGATCCTGCATCTGGTCCCGAAAGAGCGGCGCGAGCAGTTCCTGTTCGATCTGTCGCTGAACCTCAAGTGCATCCTGGCCCAGCAGTTGATCCCCGATGCCCACGGTGTCGGTAGGCATGGGGCCTTCGAGCTGTTGATCAACACCCCGCGGGTGGCCGATCTGATCCGCCGTGGTGAGCTGCATGAAATCAAAGAGGCAATGGCCAAGTCGAACGAGTCGGGCATGATGACCTTCGACCAGTCGCTCTATGAGCTCTACAGCGCCGGCAAGATCACCGAGCAAGATGCCTTGCACCACGCCGACTCGGCCAATGATCTGCGCCTGATGATCAAAGTCGGCAGCAAGAGCCAGCTTAGCAACAATTCGCTGTCTGGAGTGACGGTCGATATGGGGTAG
- the ruvX gene encoding Holliday junction resolvase RuvX — protein sequence MSQSRSVLAFDYGTKSIGVAIGQELTGTASPLAALKARDGIPNWDDIEKILKEWQPDLVVVGLPLDMQGGELEAITPRAKKFANRLHGRFGCQVELHDERLSTAEARTELFERGGYRNLSKGNIDSQSAVVILESWFEQQYG from the coding sequence ATGAGTCAATCTCGCAGCGTACTCGCTTTTGATTACGGTACGAAAAGTATCGGTGTCGCCATCGGCCAAGAGCTGACCGGCACCGCCAGCCCGCTTGCCGCCCTGAAGGCGCGAGATGGGATCCCGAACTGGGATGACATCGAAAAAATCCTCAAAGAATGGCAGCCTGACTTAGTGGTTGTCGGCCTGCCGCTTGATATGCAGGGTGGCGAGCTTGAGGCCATCACCCCTCGAGCCAAGAAGTTTGCCAACCGCCTCCACGGCCGCTTCGGCTGCCAGGTGGAGCTGCATGACGAGCGTCTCAGCACCGCCGAAGCCCGCACCGAACTGTTCGAGCGTGGCGGCTACCGCAACCTCAGCAAAGGCAATATCGACTCGCAGTCCGCCGTGGTTATCCTCGAGAGCTGGTTCGAGCAGCAGTACGGGTAA
- a CDS encoding YqgE/AlgH family protein: MNLTNHFLVAMPSMQDPNFKGSVVYICEHNDEGAMGIVINLPIEISVGNMLDQIEIERELPVRDPACLDQPVFNGGPVSADRGFVLHNRVGRLSSSIDVTDEVSITTSKDILSLLGTSESPDNFLVALGYAGWDAGQLEQELIENVWLTTEANTDVVFNTPVNERWNKAIAQLGISAAHLSTEQGHA; encoded by the coding sequence ATGAACTTGACTAACCACTTTCTGGTAGCCATGCCGAGCATGCAAGATCCGAATTTCAAAGGAAGTGTTGTCTACATTTGCGAGCACAACGACGAAGGTGCAATGGGTATCGTCATTAACCTGCCGATTGAAATTTCGGTAGGCAACATGCTCGATCAAATTGAGATTGAACGCGAGCTGCCCGTCAGGGATCCTGCTTGCCTTGACCAACCGGTGTTCAATGGTGGTCCGGTATCTGCCGATCGCGGTTTTGTCTTGCATAACCGGGTTGGCCGGTTGAGCTCGAGCATCGATGTCACCGACGAGGTCTCTATCACCACTTCCAAGGATATCCTCTCGCTGCTCGGTACCAGTGAATCACCGGATAATTTTCTGGTCGCCCTCGGCTACGCCGGCTGGGATGCCGGACAACTCGAGCAAGAGCTGATTGAAAATGTCTGGCTGACAACAGAAGCCAATACCGATGTGGTGTTCAACACCCCGGTCAACGAACGCTGGAACAAGGCCATTGCCCAACTGGGTATTAGTGCCGCCCACCTTTCTACAGAACAAGGACACGCATGA
- the gshB gene encoding glutathione synthase, producing the protein MIKLGIVMDPIESINIKKDSSFAMMLEAQRRGWEIHYMEMNDLSLEQGKAMARTRVVSLKEDPTGWFEFHNEQEIALSDLDAVLMRKDPPFDTEYIYATYILERAEDEGALIVNKPESLRDCNEKLFTAWFPDLTPTTVVTRSADKIRAFHQKHGDVILKPLDGMGGSSIFRVMKGDPNVSVIIETLTNHGQNFCMAQTFVPDISNGDKRILVVDGEPMPYCLARIPAKGETRGNLAAGGRGEARPISETDRKIAETVAPVLKEKGLIFVGLDVIGDKLTEINVTSPTCIREIEAAFDISITGKLMDAIERRINA; encoded by the coding sequence ATGATCAAACTGGGTATCGTGATGGACCCTATCGAGTCTATCAACATCAAAAAAGACTCCAGCTTTGCCATGATGCTGGAAGCCCAGCGCCGTGGTTGGGAAATCCACTATATGGAAATGAACGACCTGTCACTGGAACAAGGCAAAGCCATGGCCCGTACCCGTGTCGTTAGCCTGAAAGAAGATCCTACCGGCTGGTTCGAGTTCCATAACGAGCAGGAGATCGCGCTGTCCGATCTTGACGCCGTATTGATGCGTAAAGATCCGCCTTTCGACACCGAATATATTTATGCCACTTACATCCTCGAGCGCGCCGAAGATGAAGGCGCGCTGATCGTCAACAAGCCAGAAAGCTTGCGAGACTGCAACGAGAAACTGTTCACGGCTTGGTTCCCTGATCTGACCCCAACTACCGTGGTTACCCGCAGTGCAGACAAGATCAGAGCGTTCCACCAAAAGCACGGCGATGTGATCCTCAAGCCGCTCGACGGCATGGGCGGCTCGTCGATCTTCCGTGTCATGAAGGGCGATCCGAACGTCTCGGTGATCATCGAAACCCTGACCAACCACGGCCAGAACTTCTGCATGGCACAGACTTTCGTGCCAGATATCAGCAACGGTGACAAGCGCATCCTGGTGGTGGACGGCGAGCCGATGCCTTACTGCCTGGCACGAATTCCGGCCAAAGGGGAAACCCGTGGCAACCTGGCCGCTGGCGGCCGGGGCGAAGCCCGCCCTATCAGCGAAACCGACCGCAAGATCGCAGAAACAGTCGCTCCGGTACTGAAGGAGAAAGGCCTGATCTTCGTTGGTCTTGATGTGATCGGCGACAAGCTCACTGAAATCAATGTCACCAGCCCGACCTGTATCCGCGAAATCGAGGCGGCGTTTGATATCTCGATCACCGGCAAGCTGATGGATGCTATCGAGCGACGCATCAACGCGTAA
- the rsmE gene encoding 16S rRNA (uracil(1498)-N(3))-methyltransferase — protein MRIPRIYHPEPLPGSGTVMLSEEAANHVGRVMRMQAGQEVLLFDGSNAEFPAVITNASKKSVEVEIQARIENSVESPLDIHLGQVVSRGEKMEFTIQKSVELGVNTITPLISERCGVKLNAERFEKKLQQWQKIAISACEQCGRNTVPEIRPIMKLEDWCAEQYDGLKLNLHPRANYSINTLPAPVSKVRLLIGPEGGLSAEEISMTEQYKFDEILLGPRVLRTETAAMTAITALQVRFGDLG, from the coding sequence ATGAGAATCCCACGTATTTACCACCCAGAACCATTGCCAGGCTCTGGAACCGTTATGCTCAGCGAAGAGGCCGCCAACCATGTCGGCCGTGTCATGCGCATGCAGGCCGGCCAGGAAGTCCTGCTTTTTGACGGCAGCAATGCCGAGTTCCCGGCAGTGATCACCAATGCCAGCAAGAAAAGTGTGGAAGTGGAGATCCAGGCACGTATTGAGAACAGTGTCGAATCCCCGCTGGATATCCACCTAGGCCAGGTGGTTTCTCGTGGTGAGAAGATGGAATTTACCATCCAGAAATCGGTTGAGCTTGGCGTCAACACCATTACTCCACTGATTTCAGAGCGTTGCGGAGTAAAACTGAATGCTGAGCGTTTCGAGAAAAAACTTCAGCAGTGGCAGAAGATCGCCATCAGCGCCTGCGAGCAGTGTGGTCGCAACACGGTACCGGAAATTCGCCCGATCATGAAACTGGAGGACTGGTGCGCCGAGCAATACGATGGCCTCAAGCTCAACCTGCACCCGCGTGCCAACTACTCGATCAACACCCTGCCGGCACCTGTCAGCAAGGTCCGGCTGCTGATTGGTCCGGAAGGCGGCCTGTCTGCTGAAGAGATCAGCATGACCGAACAGTACAAATTCGACGAAATCCTGCTTGGCCCGCGTGTTCTCCGTACCGAGACTGCCGCGATGACAGCAATCACAGCCCTGCAAGTCCGCTTCGGCGATCTAGGCTAA
- a CDS encoding SprT family zinc-dependent metalloprotease, protein MTALQHQVIDRVRQCIDQANRRLNKRLAMPEVRFSQRGKIAGSARLQGWEVRFNPVLLEENPEAFLSEVVPHEVAHLVVFKLFGKVRPHGREWQVIMQEVFGVTPRTTHSFDVSSVQGQTFLYRCQCGEHQMTVRRHNRVQRGQAHYRCRQCGHTLAFQQQGRLSTRG, encoded by the coding sequence ATGACCGCCCTGCAACACCAAGTTATCGACCGCGTGAGGCAATGCATCGACCAAGCCAACCGGCGCCTCAACAAACGCCTCGCGATGCCCGAAGTCCGCTTTAGCCAGCGCGGCAAGATTGCCGGCAGCGCTCGGCTTCAAGGCTGGGAAGTCCGTTTCAATCCTGTGCTGCTGGAAGAGAACCCAGAGGCCTTCCTCAGTGAGGTCGTGCCGCACGAAGTGGCTCACCTGGTGGTGTTCAAGCTGTTTGGCAAGGTTCGCCCGCACGGCAGGGAGTGGCAGGTCATTATGCAGGAAGTCTTCGGCGTTACGCCGCGCACCACCCACAGCTTCGATGTCAGCTCGGTACAGGGCCAGACCTTCCTCTACCGCTGCCAGTGCGGCGAACACCAAATGACGGTTCGCCGTCACAACAGAGTCCAACGAGGCCAAGCCCACTACCGCTGCCGCCAATGCGGGCACACACTGGCCTTCCAGCAGCAAGGGCGATTATCGACTCGCGGCTAA
- the metK gene encoding methionine adenosyltransferase, giving the protein MSKHLFTSESVSEGHPDKIADQISDAVLDAILEQDPKARVACETYVKTGMVMVGGEITTSAWVDIEELTRETVREIGYVHSDMGFDANSCAVLSAIGKQSPDINQGVDREDPRELGAGDQGIMFGYATNETDVLMPAPVTYAHRLVERQAKVRKNGALPWLRPDAKSQVTFAYDQGKIVGIDAVVLSTQHCDSIELPVLQEAVMEEIIKPVLPAEWLNKDTKYFINPTGRFVIGGPMGDCGLTGRKIIVDTYGGAARHGGGAFSGKDPSKVDRSAAYAARYVAKNIIAAGMADRCEIQLSYAIGIADPTSIMIETFGTEKVSHDIIVEAVRQHFDLRPYGLIEMLDLLKPMYKKTAAYGHFGREEFPWEKTDKADILRDFANIK; this is encoded by the coding sequence ATGTCGAAGCACCTGTTTACTTCTGAGTCGGTATCAGAAGGTCATCCAGATAAAATTGCAGATCAGATTTCAGATGCAGTATTGGATGCGATCTTAGAGCAAGATCCGAAAGCACGTGTTGCGTGTGAGACTTACGTAAAAACCGGTATGGTGATGGTTGGTGGTGAAATCACTACCTCTGCTTGGGTTGACATCGAAGAGCTAACCCGTGAAACCGTTCGTGAAATCGGCTACGTACACTCAGACATGGGCTTCGATGCCAACTCTTGTGCGGTACTGAGCGCAATCGGCAAGCAGTCTCCAGACATCAACCAGGGTGTTGACCGCGAAGACCCGCGCGAGCTGGGTGCCGGTGACCAGGGTATCATGTTCGGTTACGCGACCAACGAAACTGACGTACTGATGCCAGCGCCTGTTACTTACGCTCACCGCCTGGTAGAGCGCCAAGCAAAAGTACGTAAGAACGGTGCCCTACCTTGGCTTCGCCCTGATGCGAAAAGCCAGGTGACGTTTGCCTACGACCAAGGCAAAATCGTTGGTATCGATGCGGTAGTACTTTCAACCCAGCACTGCGACAGCATCGAACTACCTGTACTGCAAGAAGCAGTAATGGAAGAAATCATCAAGCCGGTACTGCCTGCTGAGTGGCTGAACAAAGACACCAAGTACTTCATCAACCCGACCGGCCGTTTCGTTATCGGTGGCCCAATGGGTGACTGTGGCCTGACTGGCCGCAAGATCATCGTTGACACCTACGGCGGCGCAGCACGTCACGGTGGCGGTGCATTCTCCGGTAAAGATCCATCGAAAGTTGACCGTTCAGCAGCCTACGCAGCACGTTACGTAGCGAAGAACATCATCGCGGCTGGCATGGCTGACCGTTGTGAAATCCAGCTTTCTTACGCAATCGGTATTGCTGATCCAACATCTATCATGATCGAAACATTCGGTACCGAGAAAGTATCGCACGACATCATCGTTGAAGCGGTACGCCAGCACTTCGACCTGCGCCCATACGGCCTGATCGAAATGCTTGACCTGCTTAAGCCAATGTACAAGAAGACTGCGGCATACGGTCACTTCGGTCGTGAAGAGTTCCCTTGGGAAAAAACTGACAAAGCTGACATCCTACGCGACTTCGCTAACATCAAGTAA